The genomic DNA CCCAACTGTTCCACACATGTGTTGATGACCTCTTTCTTGTCTGCAATATCGTCCCATTCACTCATGCATGGCCTGAAAGACACTGCGCCCTCTGCTCCGTTTATTGTCGGACATATGGCGGCGAGTGGCTCCCACAATCAGCTGCCTATCAGAAGCTGTGTGACGAGTAGCGACCCAGCGTTATCGCTGTGCTGTCCATCATGATGGCCATCCGCATCAGTGGACTGTGCCAAGCGGTGATGCAAATGCTCCAGCGAGCACTGGCGCTACAGTAGTCCATGTTTCCACGCTGAGCCGATGCTGTGCTGCAATGCGATCAATGGCGCGCACAGGCAAGCCACAGCGGAAGCAGTCTCGAATACTTCATCAACGCCCGGCTCTTTTGCACGCGGGAATGTGCGATGCAGGCCTGCGTTGCGCAACTATGATGACTTGCTTTCGCGCTCGCACCGCCCTGTTTCCCCCGCTCGTCTCTGCCTTCCGCTCCGGAGTGTCGATGTCCTCGGCTCCATTTCCGTTCCGCCATCGAAGTCTACATGTACTTTCCACTGCACCTGTGAACACAAATCCTATTCCCTCTGCGCCACACTGCCGATCGTGGCTCTGATCCGTATCCCGCCAAATCGCACGCACGCGTGAACAACCTTCGTCTGCGTGTCCCTAcccagcaccaccgccgctgcTGTTGAGCGGGCCACGGCTGCCTGACGCCTGCAGAGCCTGCGACCGGAGCGCATCCACCTCCGCCCGCCAACCGTCACGATCATCGAGAACCGCGTGGGCTCCGCAGCCAACCAACCACATTGACCATGTCGTCAGAACCAGAGTCACCACTCAACTCTCCCTCGCCGCCCACCTCGCCCGATGAGCTCAACTCTCCGCTCACCagtcctgacccaacacgAGTGACCTCGCCAACAGTGCAACGGATGCAGTCGGACACGAGCGTGCCGTCCAGCATGGCCAACATGACTGCTTCTTCCACCGCGCGGGGCCAGCTGGACGCAGCACGTAGACCGGCGGGAGCGACATTCGCGAGAGGGAATCCACCTACCATGAATCCTGATATTGCCGCGCGTATGAAAGCCTTCACGCTCAATAGGCAAGGCCCAGCTACGCCGCAGCCCGATCGCAGCCCCATCAGTCCGCCTTCGGCTGGTCAAGCAACCCCGGGAGGATTTCCCTCGAACTTCAGACTACCGCCTGGAATGCAACGACCCTCTCCAGCACCAATGCACTCCTCGCCTGCCGTCACGGGAGCTAGTAAGCCCATGTCTCTGGCTGAGAAGCGAGGTTTGAAGCTGCCTGGAGGCCTACCTGGCTCTGGTCCTGCTCCTGGCGGTCCAGGTGCTCCTGCCGGCAGGCAAAGGCCACCAGGAATGACCCTCTCTAGcatgggtggtggtgctccGAATGGTGACGCTTCTGGTCAGCAACCCGCGAAGCCCGAGACCGCTATGGATAAATATGCGGATATGATCGACACCAAGACTGGAGCGCTCAGGTTCAAGGGAAAGGCAACGGTGCACGGTGGGGGCATTGACTTCACGTCAGGCAAAAGCTTTAGCATCAGTCTGGATGAGGTGGACACCCTTGATGAGCTCGGGAAAGGCAATTATGGTACGGTCTACAAAGTGCGACATGCAAGACCGAAATTCAGAAAGACTGGCCAAGGGCTGGCAGGCAACAAAGCTCGTGGACCCCtcacagaagaagagcaaacTCCAACATCGCCTACACGGCCCAGTAACGCCAGTACGACTCCCACCAACGCTACAGCTCAGCAAGCGTATGGAAGAGGCGGGACAACTGGCATCGTCATGGCTATGAAGGAAATGCGTCTCGAACTGGACGATGCAAAATTCCAGTCTATCATCATGGAATTGGACATCTTGCATCGATGCGTTTCACCCTATATCGTGGATTTCTATGGCGCCTTTTTCCAGGAAGGTGCTGTATACATATGTATGGAATTCATGGACGGCGGCAGTTGCGACAAAATATATGGAGATGGTGTTCCGGAGGGTGTATTGAGAAAGATCACGTACTGTACGACGCTCGGCCTGAAATCGCTCAAAGAAGAACACAACATTATCCATCGCGATGTGAAACCTACGAACATCCTTATGAACACGAGAGGACAGGTCAAAATCTGCGACTTTGGCGTGAGCGGGAACTTGGTGGCGAGTATAGCCAAGACGAATATTGGTTGCCAGTCCTACATGGCACCGGAGAGAATATCaagtggtggcggcggcgcgccAGGAGGCGCTGTCGGAACATACAGTGTGCAGTCTGACATCTGGTCACTGGGTTTGACGATCATTGAGTGTGCTCTGGGACGATACCCGTATCCACCAGAGACGTACGACAACATTTTCTCGCAACTCGCTGTAAGTATCAGGGGCTTCACAAGAAGGGTGACACGACTGACAATTAACACAGGCAATTGTGGATGGTGAACCACCTGACCTGCCTGCAGACACCTTTTCGGAGGCTGCACGAGATTTCGTGGCAGGCTGTTTGAACAAGATTCCCAATCTCCGTCCGACATATCCTATGCTCCTACAACACGCCTGGCTGGCTCCTCTTGTGAAGCCTGAGACCATtacagaagaagatgaagatgcggAAGCGGCTGCagaagcggcggcggcagctggCGAAGATGTTCCCGAGCCAAGCTCCCAGCTTTCGAGTGTACCTGCGGAGGACGACGGTGGCTTCGTCGATCGCGAAGTGGGCGAATGGGTGATTGATGCATTacggaagaagaaagagggcACGCTGGGGCAGCACGCCAAACCTGCTCTTCACGCCGCACCTCTGGACGCAACTGCCAGCCGGTAGTGCGAGCCTGAGCAGTGAAGACTAACGGCAGTTGTTCTGTTTTGATTCTCTTTTCTGCATCCATGATTGTTCCAAGTTCAGCGGAAAGGACGCTGGTTCGTTGCGAGTACGCAATTTGGTTTTGTTAGAGTCGATATTACATGGCAGAAAGCGATACAGTAGCATGGGATGGCATGGCGGGCAGATGGCTGGGTGATGCGTATGTATAGATGGGATATCTGGGCAGCCTGCGAAGACACAGTGTAGAAGAACAAACAATAAAGAGACCTGAGATGAAGGGAAGCATTTCGCGAAGCAATCTCATACTGGGTTTTAACATGGCTCGCATAATTCGTCTTCATCCCAAATATTCAGCGAGCAAGGAGTCCATTCGCTTGTTCTGTGACTGTACAATATCGCTGGCTGACCGTATCGTGAGTCCTACTCCATAAACACAACACAATCATGCCAGCATGCGTCGATAGAGTGCTTCCGAATTCCGACAAGCATGAGTCTCTCGCCAGTAAGGTGTTGTCATGGCGTGAGCATGTCGTTGTGTATGGAGACACAACGGAGGGGACCTGCAGTGCTCTGCGGGTTCACGTCATGCTTAGTCATGCACGTGGGGCTCGATTTCCAGGTTCGAGGGCGTGGAAGTTGCTGGCGGATTCTCCATACGTCGGGCACGAACCCGCCAGCATCGTCCAGTAGGATTGAGCAACTTCCACGTCTTTGGGCCGAAAGGCATATCTTTGCATCCTCTGTGACTGTTCCCATCCCATCTTTCAACTTTTGCCCGAGCACACACGGAACGTAGACTCACACTGCTGCGAGCTCACAAGAGCAATACTCGATACTCGAGACCTTCGATTCTCCTACACCACTTCTGACTTCCTGGTTTTCAACACACTACCGCCAACATGGCGAGCAACATGTCCTTTACAGATCGTGCGACCCAAGCGTTAGCAGAGGCACAGGATCTAGCACAACAATACCAACATTCGCAATTAATGCCTCTGCATCTTGCAGTTGCACTCATCGACCCGCAACCAGACCAGTCGAAAGACCAGCAAACAAACAACTCACACGCATCACATGCTGCCAGCTCAGCACCTTTGTTCAAACAGGTCATTGAGCGGGCACATGGTGATCCACAATTGGCTGAGCGAGCACTGAAAAAGTCTCTGGTACGGATACCCTCACAGGACCCGCCGCCAGAGAATATCAGCGTAGCGCCAGCTTTCTCGAAAGTCTTACGGAGCGCGAACGAGCTTTCAAAAACACAAAAAGACTCCTACATCGCTGTCGACCACTTAATACAATGTCTGGTGCAAGACACAACGATACAGAAATGTCTCGCCGAAGCGAACATCCCCAACACCAAGCTTGTCGACCAAGCCATTCAACAAATTCGAGGAACGAAGCGAGTTGACAGCAAGACTGCAGATGCTGAGGAGGAAAACGAAAACTTGAAGAAGTTCACAATCGACATGACGGCAATGGCACGCGACGGCAAGATTGATCCTGTCATTGGCCGTGAAGAGGAAATCAGACGAGTGATTCGGATCCTCTCGCGAAGGACGAAGAACAACCCAGTACTTATTGGCGAGCCTGGTGTCGGCAAAACAACAGTCGTCGAAGGTCTGGCACGCCGAATTGTCGATGCCGATGTGCCAGCAGGACTTGCAGCCTGCAAGCTCCTCTCGCTCGATGTTGGTGCGCTTGTCGCCGGGTCTAAGTACCGTGGTGAGTTCGAAGAGCGCATGAAGGGTGTTCTGAAAGAGATCGAGGATAGCAAGGAGATGATTGTCCTTTTCGTGGACGAGATCCATCTGCTCATGGGAGCTGGTAGCTCAGGCGAGGGTGGTATGGATGCGGCAAACCTGCTCAAACCTATGCTTGCTCGAGGACAACTTCACTGCATTGGTGCCACGACACTCGCCGAATACCGAAAATACATTGAAAAGGATCAGGCGTTCGAGCGTCGTTTCCAACAAGTTATGGTCAAGGAACCCTCAGTGGCCGAGACAATCTCCATCCTGCGTGGCCTCAAGGAGAAATACGAAGTGCATCACGGTGTCACGATCCAGGATGGTGCAATCATAGCTGCGGCCACATTGGCAGCTCGCTACCTCACTCAACGCAGACTGCCCGACTCAGCTGTCGACTTGGtcgatgaagctgcagccGCGGTCCGCGTAGAACGCGAGTCTCAACCCGAGGTTCTCGACAACATGGAGCGTAAACTGCGCCAGCTGGAAATCGAGATCCACGCACTTGATCGCGAAAAGGATGAAGCGTCACAATCACGCTTGAGGGAGGCTCGAGCCGAGAAGGCCAACATTGAAGAAGAGCTCAAGCCACTTCGCGAAATGTACGAAACCGAAAAGAAGCGATCAAAGGAGATTCAAGAACAAAAGATCAAACTTGACTCGCTTCGCAACAAGCTCGAGGAGGCCGAACGAACACGGGACCTGCAATCTGCTTCGGACATCAAATTCTATGCCATTCCAGACACTGAGAAGCGCATCCGAGAGCTGGAGGCACAGAAGAAgcaagcagaggaagaggaggctgcTCGTCGCGGCGCGGCTGGCGATACTAATGCTCTTGTTGCCGACGCAGTGGGACCGGATCAGATCAACGAAATCGTCGGGCGCTGGACGGGCATTCCAGTCACGAGACTTCGAACCaccgagaaagagaagctccTACACATGGAAAAGGTTCTGGGCGACCAAGTGGTCGGCCAGAAGGAGGCAGTCACGTCCGTTGCGAACGCCATTCGATTGCAACGCTCTGGTCTCGCCAATCCTGGTCAGCCGCCGTCATTCCTCTTCTGTGGTCCCTCCGGTACAGGCAAGACGTTGCTCACAAAGGCCCTGGCGGAATTCCTGTTCGACGACCCCAAGTCCATGATTCGATTCGACATGTCCGAATATCAAGAACGACACTCGCTCTCACGCATGATCGGCGCACCTCCAGGATATGTCGGACATGATGCAGGCGGTCAACTCACGGAGGCTCTTCGTCGCAGACCATTCAGCATTCTTCTCTTTGACGAGGTCGAAAAGGCCGCCAAGGAAGTCCTCACCGTCCTCCTGCAGCTCATGGACGATGGTCGTATCACCGATGGCCAAGGACGCATCATCGACGCCAAGAACTGTATCGTCGTGATGACATCCAACTTGGGTGCTGAGTACCTGGCTCGACCGAATGCAGCTGATGGCAAAATTGATCCAACGACCAAGGAGCTTGTCATGACAGCCTTGAGAAACTACTTCCTACCAGAGTTCCTCAATCGTATCTCCAGCATCGTCATCTTTAACCGCCTCACTAAGAGGGAGATTCGCAGGATTGTCGATGTCAGATTACAGGAGATTCAAAAGCGGCTGCAGACCAATGGTCGCAACGTGCGCATCGACTTGTCGGACGAAGTCAAAGACTACCTTGGAGCGGCAGGATATTCACCCGCCTACGGTGCCAGGCCGCTCGCGCGACTCATCGAGAAGGAGGTCCTCAACCGGCTGGCCGTGCTTATCCTTCGTGGCTCAATCAGGGATGGCGAAACTGCGCGAGTGGAGCTTGAAGATGGACACATTGTCGTCCTCCCCAACCACGGCGAGAGTGAGGCttctgaagacgaagagatgTGGGATAGTGAAGACGATGCCGTTCAAGAGCTAACGAACGGCGATGGGGAGATGGATTTATACGATGACTAAAGCATTGCATGAGTGAGGACGGATAAAAGGCGTTGGCTGAACTGAACAGCGTTCTAGCGATGGGTTTCATGGAATACGGTTAACGAATTATGGTAATGGCAACGCACCTAGTAGATAGACCATCGAAAGTATGAATTGATGCTTTACTTCCAGCGAATGTGCCGAGTTACAAGTTTCGCGCCTATGATCATAGTGTCTCAGATATGCATCGAGTAGACATGGGACTCTCGTGGCCTTTGAGCCTGGGCGAACCATTGCTTAGTGCGAACATGTTGATTGAACGGTAGTTTGTGCAAAGGAACAATGGCAAGCGGCGGACAGCGACACGTTGCGCGAAGGGTGCGTGCGTGGGTGTTGCGCAAGCACCACACGACGACGGCCCAGAATAGCAATGCTTGGCCGAAGCGAGCCGCATCAGGCGAGGCCTCCTGGCGGTCTGATCGGCGTCTGGAGAATGTCGCGCGTCCAGCATCACGACCAGCACCGCTGCTTCAGCGCCCCAACGCCCGCCGCTGCTGAACGTCGCCCGCCCACCGCAGTATCACTATCACACCACCCCGTCGTGTCATCGCCTCGCGTCGGCAACAGGCATCTGCAGCGCACGCAAGACAGCTTTTGTGACCACTCTCTCCGCCTGGGCAGGGAGGCTGCTAAGCTTCGGCAAATCCGCCCGCGCGACTCGACAGAGGACACGTCCTCCAGCCCTCTCAACACCCCATCCCTGGCTCCACACCCAAAACGCCTGATTTCGCCCTCGACGACCACGCCAGCTGGATCGCATAACACCGAAACCCACCTCTCCATCACTACCACCCGGGCCATGGTTGCCCCGTGACCTCTGCACCGATTCACCGAGGAGCCCGCATTTCGCCAGCCCGCCCAAGTCTGCGAGCCACTTTCTGCCAAAGGGCGCTGCGCCCCACGACTCTTCTGCTCCCATACAACCCATAATCCCATAATACACCGCCGGGGCCATGTTAGAAGACAAGTACGTCGGCCTGCTGCTCGCCGTGACATCGACGCTGGGCATCGGCGCATCGTTCGTCATCACCAAAAAAGGCCTTAATGCGGCTGCGCAAAAGCATGGATTCGAGGGCGATGGATTCGCATATCTCAAGAACCCCATATGGTGGGGAGGCATCATTACCATGGTCATTGGAGAAGTGTGCAATTTCTCCGCATATGCTTTTGCGCCAGCGATTCTGGTCACCCCTCTTGGAGCCCTCAGTGTCTTGATCGGAGCGGTTCTGGGCAGCTATTTCTTGGACGAGAGGCTAGGAGTGTTGGGGAGAGTTGGATGCGCGATATGTCTGATTGGCAGTGTGGTTATTGTGCTGCATGCGCCTCCGGACCGGGAACTCAAGAATATCGATGAATTATTGCATTATGCTATGCAATTGGGTACGTGCGCAGAGGTGGCTTGAACTGGAGTATGCGAAGTGGTGGGCTAACGAGTCAACAGGCTTCCTAACGTATTGCTTGATCGTTACCATCTTTGCGCTGGTCATGATCTATAAAGTCGCTCCAGTGTATGGCAAGAAGAACCCAATGGTTTATATCAGCATCTGCTCTACTGTGGGATCGATATCCATCATGGCCATCAAAGGCTTTGGAATTGCGCTGAAACTCACACTGGGCGGCAACAACCAATTTTCGCATCCCTCGACCTACGTCTTTGCGATCGTCGTGGTGGTGTGTATTCTTACACAGATGAATTATTTCAACAAGGCGCTGGCGACTTACAGTACGAACATGTGAGTTTCGTGGGATATTTAATCGAGTGCTCCAATCGCTGACTTTTGCCAGTGTTAACCCGCTATACTACGTGACATTTACGACCTGCACGCTGACGGCCTCGTTCATCATGTTCCGCGGCTTCAATACCTCGGACGCCGTAAACACAATCTCCCTCCTCTGCGGCTTCCTCACGATCTTCACCGGCGTCTACCTCCTCAATCTCTCACGCGAAGATCCGGACGGCATCAATGCAGGCATAAAACCCGCTCGGGACGGTCGAGGCGAATACCACGATGTAGACGGGATCCCCACAGATGGCCTCACAGGACTACAAACGCGATTAAGCATGCAAAGTCGAAGGAGTGGAGAGCACAGAAGGTCAAATAGCTGGAGCTTAAGAAGCCCATCAATACCGACGCGGGCCGAATTTGGCCATGCAAACGGAGGGCGAGGGGAACAACAGCACATGTTGCATTCATACGACATAGAAGCAAACGCGCTAGGGGACCTAGCAgaggacagcgacgaagataCGACGAACGGGTCGAATCAAAAACGAACGAGTTTTGATAATGGGAGAACACCGAATGGGGAGACGACAAGTCTTTTCAATCAGCCCAGGAAACCTTCGGGTGGGAATGTGAATTTAGCGTCTGGGAAAGGGTTTGATCCGAAGCGGTAACAttgagagaagaggagggaATTGCAAGTTCAAGGAAAGGAAAGGAATAATTGAACAAGAACTTTTCGCATTTTGGCCAGGCAGTTGTCCAGCATATCACGCGCAGAGAGCACGCGCGCACGCGCAGCGCGAGGGGTGGTTTGTGGGTCTGATGATCGGGGAACGGGTTTGCTGCCTGCTCAATTGTGCAGTCGCAAAAGATC from Cercospora beticola chromosome 3, complete sequence includes the following:
- the HSP98 gene encoding Heat shock protein hsp98; amino-acid sequence: MASNMSFTDRATQALAEAQDLAQQYQHSQLMPLHLAVALIDPQPDQSKDQQTNNSHASHAASSAPLFKQVIERAHGDPQLAERALKKSLVRIPSQDPPPENISVAPAFSKVLRSANELSKTQKDSYIAVDHLIQCLVQDTTIQKCLAEANIPNTKLVDQAIQQIRGTKRVDSKTADAEEENENLKKFTIDMTAMARDGKIDPVIGREEEIRRVIRILSRRTKNNPVLIGEPGVGKTTVVEGLARRIVDADVPAGLAACKLLSLDVGALVAGSKYRGEFEERMKGVLKEIEDSKEMIVLFVDEIHLLMGAGSSGEGGMDAANLLKPMLARGQLHCIGATTLAEYRKYIEKDQAFERRFQQVMVKEPSVAETISILRGLKEKYEVHHGVTIQDGAIIAAATLAARYLTQRRLPDSAVDLVDEAAAAVRVERESQPEVLDNMERKLRQLEIEIHALDREKDEASQSRLREARAEKANIEEELKPLREMYETEKKRSKEIQEQKIKLDSLRNKLEEAERTRDLQSASDIKFYAIPDTEKRIRELEAQKKQAEEEEAARRGAAGDTNALVADAVGPDQINEIVGRWTGIPVTRLRTTEKEKLLHMEKVLGDQVVGQKEAVTSVANAIRLQRSGLANPGQPPSFLFCGPSGTGKTLLTKALAEFLFDDPKSMIRFDMSEYQERHSLSRMIGAPPGYVGHDAGGQLTEALRRRPFSILLFDEVEKAAKEVLTVLLQLMDDGRITDGQGRIIDAKNCIVVMTSNLGAEYLARPNAADGKIDPTTKELVMTALRNYFLPEFLNRISSIVIFNRLTKREIRRIVDVRLQEIQKRLQTNGRNVRIDLSDEVKDYLGAAGYSPAYGARPLARLIEKEVLNRLAVLILRGSIRDGETARVELEDGHIVVLPNHGESEASEDEEMWDSEDDAVQELTNGDGEMDLYDD